One window from the genome of candidate division KSB1 bacterium encodes:
- a CDS encoding fumarylacetoacetate hydrolase family protein: protein MIFSPHESVMRLSQDMTLVPGDLIICATSLGVLPMKPGCTIEIQINGIGTLQNSYVAANKESLTELCFVKKADLTNLTTTMTFIYI from the coding sequence ATGATATTTTCTCCTCATGAGTCGGTAATGAGGTTGTCACAGGATATGACTTTGGTTCCGGGAGATTTGATCATCTGCGCTACATCCCTGGGTGTTCTGCCCATGAAACCCGGCTGCACGATAGAAATACAGATCAATGGTATTGGGACTTTGCAAAATTCATATGTAGCAGCAAACAAAGAATCGCTGACTGAATTATGCTTCGTAAAGAAAGCGGACCTGACTAATTTGACAACGACGATGACTTTTATATATATTTAA
- a CDS encoding PilZ domain-containing protein, with protein sequence MKLNKKEKEIQKGVEREEWKTVSNPAHKKRARRIQRKFITKIRIYQDKSRPDDSPNWNLVTTRDLSSSGIFFNYDQKIPIGTILEFNMTLPFAENVHCLGKVRRIEKELPAKKDIQKIPIYGIAAHFINLDRFIRESLESFAKKFGSEK encoded by the coding sequence ATGAAACTTAATAAAAAAGAAAAAGAGATTCAGAAGGGTGTAGAACGTGAAGAATGGAAGACCGTATCTAATCCCGCTCACAAAAAAAGAGCCAGAAGAATTCAACGAAAATTTATAACGAAAATCAGGATCTACCAAGACAAGTCAAGGCCTGACGACTCCCCCAATTGGAACCTGGTCACGACAAGAGATTTAAGTTCAAGTGGCATTTTTTTTAACTACGATCAAAAAATACCTATTGGGACAATTTTAGAATTCAATATGACATTACCCTTTGCTGAGAATGTCCATTGCCTGGGCAAAGTACGCCGAATAGAAAAAGAACTGCCAGCAAAAAAAGACATTCAAAAAATTCCTATTTACGGGATTGCCGCTCATTTTATTAATTTAGACAGGTTTATTAGAGAATCCCTGGAGAGCTTTGCCAAGAAGTTTGGTTCTGAAAAATAA
- a CDS encoding nucleotidyltransferase domain-containing protein has protein sequence MKNLETEYGVTKIGIFGSALKGTLTEDSDLDIFVEFKHPIGFKFIKRR, from the coding sequence ATGAAAAATCTAGAGACTGAATATGGCGTTACAAAGATCGGCATTTTCGGATCAGCTTTAAAAGGTACTTTGACGGAAGATAGTGACCTGGACATCTTTGTTGAATTTAAACATCCAATCGGATTTAAGTTTATAAAGAGAAGATAA